Proteins encoded by one window of Ignavibacteriota bacterium:
- a CDS encoding OmpA family protein, with translation MKTKIFPAVLVRIIFLMFLSHNIFAQPQMWESSWGIGFGGTYPRLMGITTPMISEDENFGFYLDLNRSFNENLSARFRPSFLHMESSYYQDSDQKIVKTNLLSGSVDFLYEIFPCSYISPYILTGFGFQVFRPTGAPSKKIDKTHFRYQYDLGVGLKIYLSEYWKLNTEINYLTSSHNYLDGNIQKNELKGLFKTNGDSYMTFSLGVNWYFETGEKSNICENPSGLREKPNQIIEHNTYITNNYGSEPKEIIKKEIEQVEKIILFGVNFEFDKSTFLPESYPILKHLLTVLQNHQEINIEIQGHTDNYGTDLYNIGLSQRRADAVKNYLIDNGIDSKRLIATGLGEGYPIADNNSSRGRAFNRRIEIKITNEDKINIPLLKQSKESIILDTIVKHEQNLIAKSTKLGEKLIFTNIQFNVNSDIITESSKHILNDIKEILSKIPDFDVEIQGYTDNDGDEFSNQILSEKRAISVKNYLVQKGIAVHRLTTAGFGESKPISDNSTQEGKAKNRRIEFVIIK, from the coding sequence ATGAAAACAAAAATTTTTCCCGCCGTTTTGGTAAGGATTATTTTTCTAATGTTCTTATCACATAATATTTTTGCCCAACCTCAGATGTGGGAAAGTTCTTGGGGAATTGGATTTGGAGGAACTTATCCTAGATTAATGGGAATTACGACACCAATGATATCCGAAGATGAAAATTTTGGATTCTATCTTGATTTAAATAGAAGCTTTAATGAAAATCTATCTGCAAGATTTAGACCTTCATTTTTGCATATGGAATCTTCTTATTATCAAGATTCCGATCAAAAAATTGTTAAAACAAATTTACTAAGCGGTAGTGTTGATTTTTTATATGAAATATTTCCGTGTTCATATATTTCTCCATATATTCTTACCGGATTTGGATTTCAAGTTTTTAGACCTACAGGAGCGCCATCAAAAAAAATTGATAAAACTCATTTTCGGTATCAGTACGATTTAGGAGTTGGACTAAAAATTTATTTAAGTGAATATTGGAAACTTAATACGGAAATTAATTATTTAACATCTTCACATAATTACTTAGACGGAAATATTCAAAAAAATGAATTGAAAGGTCTTTTTAAGACAAACGGCGATTCTTACATGACTTTCAGTTTAGGTGTAAATTGGTATTTTGAAACCGGAGAAAAATCAAATATTTGCGAAAACCCTTCCGGACTAAGAGAGAAACCAAATCAAATAATTGAACATAATACTTACATTACTAATAACTATGGCAGCGAACCAAAAGAAATAATAAAAAAAGAAATTGAACAAGTTGAAAAAATAATATTATTTGGAGTAAACTTTGAGTTTGACAAATCTACCTTTTTACCGGAATCTTATCCAATTTTAAAACATTTGTTAACAGTTTTGCAAAATCATCAAGAAATAAACATTGAAATCCAAGGACATACCGATAATTATGGAACTGATCTTTATAACATTGGACTTTCTCAAAGACGCGCAGATGCCGTAAAAAATTATTTAATAGACAATGGCATAGATTCAAAAAGGCTAATTGCGACAGGATTAGGTGAAGGATATCCAATAGCTGATAATAATTCATCAAGAGGAAGAGCATTTAACAGAAGAATTGAAATTAAAATTACCAACGAAGATAAAATAAACATTCCTCTTTTAAAACAAAGTAAAGAATCAATAATTCTTGATACAATTGTAAAGCATGAACAGAATCTGATTGCTAAATCAACTAAATTAGGAGAAAAATTAATTTTTACAAATATACAATTTAATGTTAATAGTGATATAATTACTGAATCATCCAAACATATTCTAAATGATATAAAAGAAATTTTATCCAAAATACCTGATTTTGATGTCGAAATTCAAGGATATACGGATAACGATGGTGATGAATTTTCTAATCAAATTCTATCAGAAAAAAGAGCAATTTCTGTTAAAAATTATTTAGTACAGAAAGGAATTGCTGTACATCGTTTAACAACAGCCGGCTTTGGTGAATCGAAACCAATATCCGATAATTCAACTCAGGAAGGCAAAGCTAAAAATAGAAGAATAGAATTTGTTATTATAAAATAA